The following proteins are co-located in the Polystyrenella longa genome:
- a CDS encoding glucuronate isomerase: MSQQVKQNILAELEQLPLIDPHTHINPHSAASTTLADIMGYHYYTELAHSAGLPKSQIEEEGLAPKEKVGRLVEKLDDLDNTVQLSWLIEIAQEFFGFQDDKITLANWESLYDTALSKMNEDNWEQQVLKQSKLEQVYLTNDFDDPLAGFDTNLYVPCLRTDDLVFHYTKSATRDRLAKATGVDAGDAGSLKDAIGKLFSHFTKNNARACAISLPPMFSPQQVSAAAVDPILKKVISGSELSCDEANQLSCFIFWSLAEFCAEFKLPFDLMIGVNRRVYEDGVFQGQDLYDSRTSLFQYKELFNAFPTVTFPVSVLAQTSNQELVSYSWIFPNVVTNGHWWYSNIPAHIEQDTRARLQAVPQSKQIGYYSDMYKLEFALPKFAMYRRVLSKVLANDFVIDRGWSEERAINLGKTVLRGNVERIFGGL; this comes from the coding sequence ATGTCACAACAAGTCAAACAGAATATCCTCGCCGAACTCGAACAACTTCCGCTGATCGACCCACACACGCACATCAACCCCCACTCTGCCGCCTCCACAACGCTGGCCGATATCATGGGGTATCACTACTACACTGAACTGGCGCATTCCGCCGGACTTCCCAAGTCACAAATTGAAGAGGAAGGTCTCGCTCCCAAGGAGAAAGTGGGGCGTCTCGTCGAAAAACTGGACGATCTGGACAACACCGTTCAATTAAGCTGGCTCATTGAGATCGCGCAGGAGTTCTTTGGATTCCAGGACGATAAAATCACTCTCGCCAACTGGGAAAGTCTGTACGACACCGCTCTCTCGAAAATGAACGAGGACAATTGGGAACAGCAAGTTCTCAAACAAAGCAAACTGGAACAGGTCTATCTGACAAACGATTTTGACGATCCACTCGCTGGGTTCGACACGAACCTGTACGTTCCTTGTCTCCGCACCGACGATCTCGTCTTCCATTACACCAAATCCGCAACACGCGACCGCCTCGCAAAAGCAACCGGTGTCGATGCCGGCGACGCTGGCAGCCTGAAAGACGCGATCGGTAAGCTCTTTTCCCACTTCACCAAAAATAACGCCCGTGCTTGCGCGATTTCATTACCGCCCATGTTCTCTCCACAGCAGGTGAGTGCCGCTGCCGTTGATCCGATCTTGAAGAAAGTCATCAGCGGAAGCGAACTGAGCTGTGATGAAGCGAATCAGCTGAGTTGCTTCATTTTCTGGAGTCTGGCCGAATTCTGTGCCGAGTTTAAACTTCCGTTTGACCTGATGATTGGCGTTAACCGCCGCGTATATGAAGACGGCGTCTTCCAAGGGCAAGACCTGTACGATTCGCGAACCTCACTGTTCCAATACAAAGAATTGTTCAACGCCTTCCCAACAGTCACCTTTCCCGTTTCTGTGCTGGCGCAAACGAGTAACCAGGAACTCGTCAGTTACAGTTGGATTTTCCCCAACGTGGTGACCAATGGTCACTGGTGGTATTCCAATATTCCCGCCCACATCGAGCAGGACACCCGGGCACGGCTTCAAGCGGTACCGCAATCGAAGCAAATCGGGTATTACAGCGACATGTACAAACTCGAATTCGCACTCCCAAAGTTCGCAATGTACCGACGTGTGTTGTCAAAAGTCCTGGCGAACGACTTCGTCATCGACCGAGGTTGGAGCGAAGAGCGAGCCATCAATCTTGGAAAAACGGTTCTTCGTGGGAACGTAGAACGCATCTTCGGCGGGCTATAA
- a CDS encoding SpoIIE family protein phosphatase, which produces MNKLTLLEGGKAVPYELSRDELTIGRHPECDIFLNSDMVSRRHARVYTNGGQVFIEDLGSGNGTFINGQRVNQPTAIKNEDRVKIGPILFRFDSTQAMNKTAPIPLLSSVPDGTLLSIDFDFTPDDAEQPTIMDTVENSGTYIDFDSQPEEKLRGIIEISRALAGTVDLEVLLPKILDVLFEVFPNADRGCILLKDKQTAQMFPRAYKTRRGKDDEAVRLSKTILNKVLEEKAGILSADASSDSRFESSASISDLTIRSMMCVPMLDLQGNPQGVISIDTQNPLHRFKGEDLDLLNVVAAQAALSYENATLMVSYMEKKRQDREMDIARNVQHALLPKSFPEINGYEFYASYDSAQAVGGDYYDAIRLSPTKICLAFGDVAGKGVPASLVMSRISSVVESTMGFVEDVRKAIKRINNLMCSNAVEGRFVTFVLLVIDTKKNTLSLANAGHMPPLIKKPDGVLEELGESEVGIPIGVLEDFEYEVVTRKLEPGEVFVIYTDGVSEAMNANNELYGIERLKETILTSSAEPVSLAQTILKDVRTHANGRPQNDDITLMTFGRVQN; this is translated from the coding sequence ATGAACAAGCTGACGCTCCTGGAAGGCGGTAAGGCCGTTCCATACGAGCTCTCTCGGGACGAATTGACCATCGGACGTCATCCGGAATGCGATATCTTTCTCAATTCCGACATGGTTTCCCGTCGGCATGCTCGCGTTTACACAAATGGCGGTCAGGTGTTCATCGAGGATCTGGGTAGTGGGAACGGTACCTTCATCAATGGGCAGCGGGTCAATCAACCGACCGCGATCAAGAATGAAGACCGAGTCAAAATCGGACCAATTCTGTTTCGTTTCGACTCCACTCAGGCCATGAACAAAACAGCTCCGATTCCGTTACTCTCGTCAGTTCCGGACGGCACTTTGCTGTCAATCGATTTCGATTTCACTCCTGACGATGCCGAGCAACCGACCATCATGGATACGGTCGAAAACTCCGGCACCTATATCGATTTTGATTCCCAGCCAGAAGAAAAACTGCGAGGCATCATCGAGATTAGTCGCGCTCTGGCCGGAACCGTCGATCTCGAAGTTCTTCTACCGAAGATTCTGGATGTTTTGTTTGAAGTCTTTCCCAATGCCGACCGCGGTTGCATTCTTCTTAAAGACAAACAAACCGCTCAAATGTTTCCTCGCGCGTATAAAACTCGACGTGGAAAAGATGACGAAGCCGTCCGACTCAGTAAAACAATCTTAAACAAAGTTCTGGAAGAAAAAGCGGGAATTCTCTCCGCAGACGCCTCCAGTGATTCTCGCTTCGAATCGTCCGCCTCGATTTCCGATCTGACGATCAGGTCGATGATGTGTGTCCCCATGCTCGATCTGCAAGGGAACCCCCAAGGCGTGATCAGCATCGATACTCAGAATCCGCTCCATCGTTTCAAAGGAGAAGACCTCGATCTCCTGAACGTCGTCGCCGCTCAGGCAGCGCTCTCTTATGAAAACGCGACCTTAATGGTCAGTTATATGGAGAAGAAGCGTCAGGACCGGGAAATGGATATTGCCCGTAATGTCCAGCATGCCCTTCTGCCAAAGTCCTTCCCCGAAATCAACGGTTATGAATTTTACGCGTCGTACGATTCAGCCCAGGCAGTCGGTGGCGATTACTATGATGCCATCCGGCTCTCGCCCACGAAGATTTGCTTAGCCTTCGGCGACGTTGCCGGTAAGGGTGTTCCTGCATCGTTGGTGATGTCCCGAATTTCGAGTGTCGTCGAATCTACGATGGGATTCGTTGAAGATGTACGCAAAGCGATCAAGCGGATCAATAACCTGATGTGCAGCAACGCTGTAGAAGGGCGTTTTGTCACCTTTGTCCTCCTGGTGATCGATACTAAGAAAAACACCCTGTCGCTCGCCAACGCGGGCCATATGCCACCTCTGATCAAGAAACCTGACGGTGTTCTCGAAGAGCTGGGCGAAAGTGAAGTCGGAATTCCCATCGGCGTACTGGAAGACTTTGAATACGAAGTCGTCACCCGCAAACTGGAACCAGGTGAAGTCTTCGTTATTTATACAGACGGTGTCAGCGAGGCGATGAACGCTAATAACGAACTCTACGGCATTGAACGGCTCAAGGAAACCATTCTGACATCTTCAGCAGAGCCAGTAAGCCTTGCCCAAACAATCCTGAAAGACGTCCGGACCCACGCCAACGGACGACCACAAAATGACGATATTACTTTGATGACTTTCGGTCGTGTACAAAACTGA
- the dgoD gene encoding galactonate dehydratase, translating into MKIERIETLVCHARMRNWIFVKVVTDQPGLVGWGEATLEWHTRSVVGAIEDISQLLVGQDPTRIEYLWQMMWRQHFWHGNGIVRGTAIAGIDLALWDILGKVANLPCHRLWGGPVRDYIRLYCHLGGGKMEDFYNTPIDEAARFGDLAQAAVENGYSAFKSMAVPATAPIEGTKPIRAAEACVAAMKDAVGDDVDIMVDCHARPSPAMGMQFAKALEPYDLYFFEEPCWPEQVDSLAAINAAVRTPIATGERLTHLAAFKELFDKRGCEICQLDITHCGGLSEARRIAALAESHRIALAPHNPQGPISTSASIEFGFSQPSYIICESVNNDVPWRYDVVTEGYVTDESNRTVRPSDKPGLGVEVNEEEIKKHPFEQELPQRQFYADGSVGDW; encoded by the coding sequence ATGAAAATTGAACGGATAGAAACGCTTGTTTGCCATGCCCGCATGCGGAACTGGATCTTCGTGAAAGTGGTCACGGACCAGCCCGGTCTCGTGGGTTGGGGAGAAGCAACACTCGAATGGCACACTCGCAGCGTGGTGGGTGCGATCGAGGATATTTCTCAATTACTGGTGGGGCAGGATCCCACCCGAATCGAATACCTATGGCAAATGATGTGGCGGCAGCATTTCTGGCATGGCAACGGTATCGTTCGGGGAACGGCTATCGCCGGTATCGATTTGGCGTTGTGGGATATTCTCGGCAAGGTCGCGAACCTTCCCTGTCACCGACTGTGGGGTGGTCCCGTGCGCGACTACATTCGTTTGTACTGCCATCTGGGCGGCGGTAAAATGGAAGACTTCTATAATACACCGATTGACGAGGCGGCTCGCTTCGGAGACTTGGCGCAGGCGGCGGTGGAGAATGGCTATTCCGCATTCAAGTCGATGGCCGTACCTGCAACTGCACCGATCGAAGGTACGAAACCAATTCGTGCTGCAGAGGCCTGCGTCGCCGCAATGAAGGATGCTGTCGGAGATGACGTGGACATCATGGTGGATTGCCATGCCCGCCCTTCTCCGGCGATGGGGATGCAGTTTGCGAAAGCTCTGGAACCTTATGATCTGTATTTCTTCGAAGAACCCTGCTGGCCCGAGCAAGTCGATAGTCTCGCGGCTATTAACGCGGCAGTGCGAACACCGATTGCGACGGGCGAACGCTTAACGCATCTGGCAGCATTCAAAGAACTATTCGATAAACGCGGATGCGAAATTTGCCAACTCGATATCACACATTGTGGTGGTTTATCAGAAGCTCGAAGAATCGCGGCCCTCGCGGAGTCACACCGGATCGCACTCGCTCCTCACAATCCACAGGGGCCGATCAGTACTTCCGCTTCGATCGAGTTCGGTTTTTCTCAGCCAAGCTACATTATCTGCGAGTCTGTAAATAACGATGTTCCGTGGCGATATGATGTTGTGACGGAAGGTTACGTAACTGACGAATCGAACCGAACTGTGCGTCCGTCGGACAAACCGGGCTTGGGAGTCGAAGTGAACGAAGAAGAAATCAAAAAACATCCGTTCGAACAGGAGTTGCCTCAACGGCAATTCTATGCCGACGGTAGCGTGGGAGACTGGTAG
- a CDS encoding alkaline ceramidase, with amino-acid sequence MKSSPELNCGVAGFQARFGIARVEITPPIGIYLRNWGAAKFDTADSIHRPLYLTALTISSLDDESTEPPLIMVSGDLGWWKSASLFGEMQHRLLEQLGCPEENFWFALTHTHAAVPLQPANASLEGGEMMGDYLALLESKIVDVAKMALSDSKVGILDWHYGTCNLAKVRDLPDRENPSEKVSCGFNPELEPDDTLLVGRVTCEAGKPLATIVNYACHPTTLAWQNRAISPDYIGAMQEVVERETEGALSVFLQGASGEVAPREQYTANLEIVDRHGRQLGYSVLAILADMHPPSSRYEYQQVEPSGAPLAVWEYKSIPPRTDRTSIKQEISLPLKSWPTADELAQQAESSPDRFQQERLYRQREIRMYVGDHDQWPLPVWCWQLGEAVLMGTMAEGYTVLQQELRDQFKDRHVVCMNLLNGSIGYLAPVELYDQDIYQVWQSPFERGSLEQLIGGVAEMIQSLPVGEVAK; translated from the coding sequence ATGAAATCATCACCTGAACTGAACTGCGGCGTCGCTGGCTTCCAGGCCCGATTCGGAATCGCCCGTGTCGAGATCACTCCACCGATTGGAATTTACCTTCGGAACTGGGGTGCTGCCAAATTTGATACGGCCGACTCTATACATCGCCCCCTGTATCTGACCGCGTTGACGATATCATCGTTGGACGATGAAAGCACAGAGCCACCGTTGATTATGGTGAGTGGTGATCTTGGCTGGTGGAAATCAGCGTCGCTCTTTGGAGAGATGCAGCACCGCCTACTGGAGCAACTGGGCTGTCCTGAAGAGAACTTCTGGTTTGCGTTAACCCATACGCATGCGGCTGTACCGCTGCAACCAGCGAATGCTTCGCTTGAGGGTGGCGAAATGATGGGCGATTATCTGGCTCTACTCGAAAGCAAGATTGTCGACGTTGCGAAAATGGCTCTTTCCGATTCCAAGGTGGGGATTCTCGACTGGCATTATGGGACCTGTAATCTGGCGAAAGTTCGTGATCTTCCCGATAGGGAAAATCCAAGTGAAAAAGTCAGTTGTGGTTTCAATCCTGAATTAGAACCGGACGATACCCTGCTTGTTGGTCGAGTGACATGTGAGGCAGGAAAGCCGTTGGCGACCATCGTGAATTATGCTTGCCATCCAACAACTCTGGCCTGGCAGAACCGGGCAATCTCTCCTGACTATATTGGAGCGATGCAGGAGGTTGTTGAACGGGAGACCGAGGGAGCGCTTTCGGTATTCCTACAGGGGGCTTCCGGCGAAGTGGCACCACGTGAACAGTATACGGCGAATTTAGAGATCGTTGATCGGCATGGACGTCAACTGGGTTACTCTGTACTGGCAATCTTGGCCGATATGCATCCCCCTTCCAGTCGCTACGAGTATCAGCAAGTGGAGCCGTCGGGGGCACCTTTAGCCGTTTGGGAATACAAATCGATTCCGCCTCGCACCGACCGGACCTCAATCAAGCAGGAAATTTCTTTACCGCTAAAGTCATGGCCGACTGCGGATGAACTGGCGCAACAGGCAGAGAGTTCGCCTGACCGATTCCAGCAGGAACGCTTATACCGACAACGTGAGATTCGAATGTATGTTGGTGACCATGATCAGTGGCCACTTCCTGTCTGGTGCTGGCAACTGGGTGAAGCCGTATTGATGGGGACAATGGCCGAAGGGTATACCGTTCTGCAACAAGAACTACGCGATCAGTTCAAAGATCGGCATGTTGTCTGTATGAACTTGCTCAACGGTTCAATCGGTTACCTCGCCCCGGTCGAGTTGTACGATCAGGATATCTATCAGGTATGGCAATCCCCTTTCGAAAGGGGATCGCTGGAGCAGTTGATTGGGGGGGTGGCAGAGATGATCCAGTCGTTACCCGTTGGCGAAGTTGCGAAATAA
- a CDS encoding outer membrane protein assembly factor BamB family protein produces MINHVKLFAVLLCVLFGFSKTTLAGDWPQILGPDRNGIAVDEKLPNHFPPNGPLEVWTHPVGSGSAGAAILGDQVILFHRQQDEELVECCSLESGETQWTTRFPTRFRPQFGSTDGPLAVPLIQNGSVYVYGASGILAALDLQSGEIRWQKNLIQEFRAQEGYFGPGSCPLIVDDLIIINAGGFRTDAGVVAFNKTTGEVIWKTTSEHASYSSPVLYEAGGRKFVLLSARMTTFLLEADSGKVVDSIPFGKRGPTVNAANPVLSGDHFLLSASYGVGSVWGKITPQGLKTEWQDESILASQYTTSIPYQGNLFGIDGRQDVGDPVLCCLDPTKPEIRWKKDDLGYATLILAGDKLLHMNTSGTLLLLAANVSEYQQLDEAQLTSGTTRALPALSRGYFLIRDDEQFLCFKLAE; encoded by the coding sequence GTGATCAACCATGTAAAGCTTTTCGCTGTTCTTCTCTGCGTTCTTTTCGGATTCTCGAAGACAACGTTAGCAGGGGATTGGCCACAGATTCTGGGGCCGGATCGAAATGGGATCGCCGTTGATGAAAAGCTACCAAATCACTTTCCGCCGAACGGCCCCCTGGAAGTATGGACGCACCCTGTCGGATCCGGGTCTGCCGGTGCTGCAATTCTCGGCGATCAAGTCATCCTTTTTCATCGCCAGCAAGACGAAGAACTGGTCGAATGTTGTTCGCTTGAGTCGGGCGAAACACAATGGACCACTCGTTTTCCTACCCGTTTCCGGCCTCAGTTTGGATCTACTGACGGCCCATTGGCTGTTCCCTTGATTCAGAACGGCTCTGTCTATGTCTACGGCGCTTCAGGCATCCTCGCCGCACTCGATCTGCAATCTGGAGAAATCCGCTGGCAGAAGAACCTGATTCAGGAGTTTCGCGCTCAGGAAGGTTACTTCGGTCCCGGTTCGTGTCCTTTGATCGTGGACGATCTCATCATCATCAACGCCGGTGGATTTCGCACAGACGCGGGAGTGGTCGCCTTCAACAAAACCACGGGCGAAGTCATCTGGAAAACAACATCCGAACACGCCAGCTATTCGTCACCCGTTTTGTACGAAGCAGGGGGGAGGAAGTTCGTGCTGCTCTCTGCTCGTATGACGACGTTCCTATTGGAAGCCGACAGTGGCAAAGTTGTCGATAGCATCCCTTTTGGAAAACGTGGTCCCACTGTCAACGCCGCCAATCCGGTTTTGTCAGGGGACCATTTCCTGCTCTCGGCCAGTTACGGAGTGGGCTCGGTATGGGGGAAGATCACCCCACAGGGGCTGAAGACGGAATGGCAGGACGAATCGATTCTGGCCAGTCAATACACGACCAGTATTCCCTACCAAGGCAATCTGTTCGGCATCGACGGTCGTCAGGATGTCGGAGACCCGGTCCTGTGCTGCCTGGACCCAACCAAGCCTGAGATACGATGGAAGAAAGATGATCTCGGTTATGCGACCTTGATTCTTGCAGGAGACAAGTTGCTGCACATGAATACCAGCGGCACTCTCCTCCTTCTGGCGGCGAACGTATCGGAGTATCAACAGTTAGACGAAGCTCAACTCACTAGCGGCACCACCCGTGCCTTGC
- a CDS encoding c-type cytochrome domain-containing protein: MKNSLNSIHTSLIFTGMLCVGFFFSDSNILKADEEAELKPIQFEDPKLDHPVNFEDEILPILENNCIACHNMSNAESDLNLEELELMLKGGFRGPGLVPGKPDESLIFQVAARHEEPFMPPLPNEIEAKELTPLELGILRQWILEGAKVDGEGQMSQLAWQPLPAHLQAIYAVSMSPWGRYVAAGRSNRISIFDIGTQSEVAQLTDPNLAELQLEGNPFYQGNVAHRDFVQSLAYSPDGNTLASAGYRVIKLWKRVDQPLVSQFELPQDIVSITADPATRLAAVALADHSIALVQLSDGQVLKTLSGHTDRVNELVFLPENQLATVSADRTLRLWNTAEGTLLGQTEATAALTNLIAGADGSLYTGDAEGKVQVWTEGESGYQLKQEWPTHQGVIHDLALVAEGKSIASAGADGTIHIRQLADGAETAKLDQGAPVTSIYLRPDQQVLLAGSENGVIKFWQLSDGKMLGEAKDNLLEERAKIEAQQKQEIAQQLFVIAETSVTAADKNKTERDESLTKTKEELEKAKAAVPEAEKNKTAADEALAAAQAELEKDKENADLKKKVEEADKKAKEAVTAVEQAMKSLVSQERSAKLAEEAVTKAIERQQAATAHKATRETEKAAADATLKTATDAAAGAVAAIKDLSPMSNGAYCLSVSADQTVQLWSPVTMQPLDAFNLLPQPVVDASSLSGQQFVTGAGKSLAVWSLTPDWKLTTTLGPPADEPLNISGSPFSSRVLSIDISPDGKLLVAGGGDPSRTGELIIYNLETGEILQNIENAHSDTVLTVKFSRDGQYILSGAADKFVKIHKVADGSFVRSFEGHTHHVLGVDWKADGSIIASSSADNSVKVWNVETGEQIRTISGFGKQVTGLEFIGTTGNIVDSAGDKTVRLHNTADGKGLKTYAGGTDFMYTVDTTRDGKLVVSGGQDGTLRVWNGEDAKSVMTVAPREK, encoded by the coding sequence ATGAAAAACTCTTTGAACTCAATTCATACATCTCTGATCTTCACCGGCATGTTGTGCGTCGGCTTCTTTTTTTCCGACTCGAATATTCTCAAGGCGGACGAAGAAGCCGAACTCAAACCGATTCAGTTTGAAGATCCCAAACTCGACCACCCGGTCAATTTCGAAGACGAGATTTTGCCGATCCTCGAGAACAACTGCATTGCGTGCCATAACATGAGCAATGCCGAAAGTGATCTGAATCTCGAAGAGCTTGAGCTAATGCTCAAAGGTGGCTTCCGTGGGCCAGGACTCGTCCCCGGTAAACCAGACGAAAGTCTGATCTTTCAAGTCGCCGCTCGGCACGAAGAACCATTCATGCCACCACTACCGAACGAAATTGAAGCGAAAGAGCTAACCCCGTTGGAACTCGGGATTCTGCGCCAATGGATACTGGAAGGAGCCAAAGTTGATGGCGAAGGTCAAATGTCACAGCTTGCCTGGCAACCACTGCCGGCTCATCTCCAGGCGATCTACGCCGTCTCCATGTCCCCTTGGGGACGTTATGTCGCCGCGGGTCGCTCCAACCGCATTAGTATTTTCGACATCGGAACCCAGTCCGAAGTTGCTCAGCTTACCGATCCAAACCTGGCTGAGCTTCAGCTCGAAGGAAACCCATTCTATCAGGGAAATGTGGCCCATCGCGACTTCGTGCAGTCTCTCGCCTATAGCCCCGATGGCAACACACTCGCCTCGGCAGGTTATCGCGTCATCAAACTGTGGAAAAGAGTCGATCAACCCTTAGTCAGTCAGTTTGAACTGCCTCAAGACATTGTTTCCATCACCGCCGACCCGGCTACACGCCTGGCAGCGGTCGCGCTCGCTGATCACTCGATTGCCCTCGTTCAATTATCGGATGGTCAAGTCCTCAAAACACTTTCCGGTCATACCGACCGCGTAAATGAACTTGTATTCCTGCCTGAGAATCAGCTCGCGACAGTCTCTGCAGACCGTACTCTGCGACTCTGGAATACAGCGGAAGGAACTCTTCTGGGCCAAACAGAAGCGACTGCCGCTCTGACCAATCTCATCGCGGGAGCTGACGGATCTCTTTACACAGGAGATGCCGAAGGCAAAGTACAGGTATGGACGGAAGGCGAAAGTGGTTATCAACTTAAACAGGAATGGCCAACCCATCAGGGAGTTATCCATGATCTCGCGCTGGTAGCAGAAGGGAAGTCGATCGCGTCCGCCGGAGCCGATGGAACTATCCATATTCGTCAACTGGCCGATGGAGCTGAAACCGCGAAGCTGGATCAGGGAGCACCAGTAACCTCAATTTACCTTCGACCTGATCAACAAGTCCTGTTGGCTGGCTCGGAAAACGGAGTGATTAAGTTCTGGCAACTCTCCGACGGGAAAATGCTCGGCGAAGCCAAAGACAATCTGCTTGAAGAACGGGCTAAAATTGAAGCTCAGCAAAAGCAGGAAATTGCCCAGCAACTCTTCGTGATTGCAGAAACCTCAGTGACTGCAGCAGACAAAAACAAAACCGAACGTGATGAGTCTCTGACAAAAACAAAAGAAGAGCTCGAAAAAGCAAAAGCTGCTGTTCCAGAAGCGGAGAAAAACAAAACCGCTGCCGACGAAGCTCTCGCTGCAGCACAGGCGGAACTGGAAAAAGACAAAGAGAACGCCGATTTGAAAAAGAAAGTCGAAGAGGCAGATAAGAAAGCCAAAGAAGCGGTCACCGCCGTCGAACAGGCAATGAAATCGCTCGTCTCTCAGGAGCGTTCAGCAAAACTGGCTGAAGAAGCGGTTACCAAAGCTATTGAACGTCAACAGGCTGCGACTGCCCACAAAGCGACTCGTGAGACTGAAAAAGCGGCAGCCGACGCCACCTTGAAAACAGCAACCGATGCTGCCGCAGGAGCTGTCGCTGCCATTAAAGATCTGTCCCCCATGAGCAATGGAGCCTATTGCCTGTCTGTATCTGCGGATCAGACTGTCCAGTTATGGAGCCCGGTTACCATGCAGCCACTGGATGCCTTTAACCTCCTGCCTCAGCCTGTAGTGGACGCCAGCTCTCTCAGTGGTCAACAGTTCGTTACCGGTGCTGGAAAATCGTTGGCTGTCTGGAGTCTGACTCCCGATTGGAAGCTCACTACAACCCTTGGTCCACCAGCAGATGAACCTCTTAACATTTCGGGATCTCCTTTTTCCTCACGGGTTCTGTCAATTGATATCAGTCCCGACGGAAAACTGCTCGTCGCTGGGGGAGGGGATCCTTCTCGTACTGGCGAATTGATCATCTACAATCTGGAGACCGGCGAAATTCTGCAGAACATCGAAAACGCACATAGCGACACCGTGTTGACGGTCAAATTTTCCCGGGATGGACAATACATCCTGTCTGGAGCAGCGGATAAGTTTGTCAAAATACACAAAGTCGCTGACGGTTCCTTTGTGCGATCATTTGAAGGCCATACCCACCACGTCCTGGGTGTCGACTGGAAAGCCGATGGCTCTATCATCGCCAGTTCCAGTGCGGATAATTCCGTTAAAGTCTGGAACGTCGAAACAGGCGAACAGATTCGTACTATCAGCGGCTTTGGCAAACAGGTAACGGGGCTGGAATTCATCGGAACGACAGGCAATATTGTTGACTCCGCAGGAGACAAAACCGTTCGTCTGCACAACACCGCCGATGGCAAAGGTCTCAAGACTTATGCTGGTGGAACCGACTTCATGTACACCGTAGATACCACCCGGGACGGCAAACTAGTCGTCTCTGGCGGTCAGGACGGTACTCTCCGTGTCTGGAACGGCGAAGACGCAAAAAGCGTGATGACTGTCGCTCCACGAGAGAAATAA
- a CDS encoding dihydrodipicolinate synthase family protein: MMTSTESTDALIDVLPILHTPFTAEDEIDRESLQKEIDFCFDVGSQGVCSAMVSEILRLTPREREELTVMMVVAARGRGPVVASVGAESTREAVYYGEVAVEAGCAAVMAIPPINCALPEGALWEYYTTLADRIELPLFVQDASSYVGQEIPASFYLRLLESYGPEKILFKPEAAPLGPKLTAFHKLTGNRAKVFDGSGGLLMIDCYRRGLTGTMPGCDMLAGIVALWNALKAGDDRRAYQLYFPICALATLQMQAGLDGFLAIEKYLLHRQGIFETTFRRKPYRWELDEGTREEVDRLWDYLQAAIQA; the protein is encoded by the coding sequence ATGATGACAAGTACCGAGAGTACAGACGCGCTAATAGATGTCTTACCGATTTTGCATACCCCCTTCACTGCTGAAGATGAGATTGATCGGGAAAGTCTACAGAAGGAGATCGATTTTTGTTTCGATGTCGGATCGCAAGGAGTCTGTTCGGCAATGGTGTCAGAGATTCTCCGATTAACACCTCGCGAACGGGAAGAGCTGACGGTCATGATGGTGGTCGCTGCTCGGGGCCGCGGACCAGTGGTTGCCAGCGTTGGGGCAGAGTCGACGAGGGAAGCAGTCTACTATGGGGAAGTCGCTGTGGAGGCGGGCTGCGCTGCCGTGATGGCGATTCCACCAATCAATTGCGCCCTTCCTGAAGGCGCCTTGTGGGAATACTACACGACTCTGGCGGATCGAATTGAGTTGCCTCTGTTCGTGCAGGATGCTTCGTCGTATGTAGGACAGGAAATACCCGCGAGCTTTTATCTTCGACTGCTCGAAAGTTATGGTCCCGAAAAGATTCTGTTTAAACCGGAAGCGGCACCGCTGGGTCCCAAGCTGACTGCGTTTCATAAATTGACGGGAAACAGAGCGAAGGTATTTGATGGTTCCGGTGGTTTGTTAATGATCGACTGTTACCGTCGTGGCTTAACGGGCACCATGCCGGGATGCGACATGCTGGCAGGGATCGTCGCCTTATGGAACGCACTCAAAGCAGGTGACGATCGTCGTGCTTACCAGCTGTATTTCCCAATCTGTGCGTTGGCGACATTGCAGATGCAGGCGGGACTGGATGGTTTTCTGGCGATTGAAAAGTACCTGTTACACAGACAGGGAATCTTCGAGACAACGTTTCGCCGAAAGCCGTACCGGTGGGAACTTGATGAAGGGACGCGCGAGGAAGTCGACCGCTTGTGGGACTATCTACAGGCCGCAATTCAAGCGTAA